The following proteins come from a genomic window of Micromonospora echinofusca:
- a CDS encoding polysaccharide pyruvyl transferase family protein — translation MTHGGGLTIGVLGSYGGRNLGDEAILSGLLTDLREQEPNGRIIVFSRNPEHTRIAHPDVEAVPWEGVSRTDSALVLAQLDLLILGGGGILYDREARRYLRVVRVAQERGLPLLTYAVGVGPLSEGVDTGMVRETLASATQVTVRDQESRMMLEEAGLLNPITVTADPAFLIEPEDFPAELLREEGVPAGKRLVGISVREPGRAAERLDVDGYHRLLAQIGDFLVHRIDAYVLFVPMERDDIRHSHGVLSHMVAAERGRILHGTYSPQQVLGLMRHFDLAVGMRLHFLIFAAMAGTPFLPLPYAGKVFDLAQRLGVPALRGVEREVEGPLLAEVDRLWDERDKRGEATARRVAEVCDEARGTSQVTRSVLDSLRARRLTPAA, via the coding sequence ATGACGCATGGCGGCGGACTGACCATCGGTGTGCTCGGCTCGTACGGCGGTCGCAACCTCGGTGACGAGGCGATCCTGAGCGGCCTCCTGACCGACCTGCGCGAGCAGGAGCCGAACGGACGGATCATCGTCTTCTCCCGCAACCCCGAGCACACCCGCATCGCCCACCCCGACGTGGAGGCGGTGCCCTGGGAAGGGGTCAGCCGGACCGACTCGGCACTCGTGCTGGCCCAGCTCGACCTGCTGATCCTCGGCGGTGGCGGCATCCTCTACGACCGGGAGGCCCGCCGCTACCTGCGGGTGGTCCGGGTCGCCCAGGAGCGGGGCCTGCCGCTGCTGACGTACGCGGTGGGGGTCGGGCCGCTCAGCGAGGGCGTGGACACCGGCATGGTGCGGGAGACCCTGGCCAGCGCCACCCAGGTGACCGTACGCGACCAGGAGTCCCGGATGATGCTGGAGGAGGCCGGGCTGCTCAACCCGATCACCGTGACCGCCGATCCGGCGTTCCTGATCGAGCCCGAGGACTTCCCGGCGGAGCTGCTGCGCGAGGAGGGCGTGCCGGCCGGCAAGCGGCTGGTCGGGATCAGCGTACGGGAGCCGGGCCGGGCCGCCGAGCGGCTCGACGTCGACGGCTACCACCGCCTGCTCGCCCAGATCGGCGACTTCCTGGTGCACCGGATCGACGCCTACGTGCTCTTCGTCCCGATGGAGCGCGACGACATCCGGCACTCGCACGGCGTCCTGTCGCACATGGTCGCCGCCGAGCGGGGCCGGATCCTGCACGGCACCTACTCGCCCCAGCAGGTGCTCGGGCTGATGCGCCACTTCGACCTGGCCGTGGGCATGCGGCTGCACTTCCTGATCTTCGCCGCGATGGCCGGCACGCCGTTTCTGCCCCTGCCGTACGCCGGCAAGGTCTTCGACCTGGCCCAGCGGCTCGGGGTGCCGGCGCTGCGCGGCGTGGAGCGGGAGGTCGAGGGGCCGCTCCTGGCCGAGGTCGACCGGCTCTGGGACGAGCGGGACAAGCGGGGTGAGGCCACCGCCCGGCGGGTGGCCGAGGTGTGCGACGAGGCCCGGGGGACCTCGCAGGTCACCCGCTCCGTGCTGGACAGCCTGCGGGCGCGCAGACTGACCCCGGCGGCCTGA
- a CDS encoding DUF1501 domain-containing protein — protein sequence MHTFPLHPECPDLRRLADDPAEALLRAEADIVAAENAAEADRYRRLEDLEEAQQDGRGVTRRTFVAGAAATATALATAQFVTTSASFAATKTGTLIHVFLYGGLDGLSLVAPADDPVLAKARPDLLLGNDSLALGRGFKLTSAFKPLEKWLKSGNLGFVPAVSDERLSRSHFQAADACNLGGLPGETGGRGWLDSLVDALGTGTAFRSVGIGSTLPRSLVGNNGALSLNNVGSLRLNGDDRYRAATEKAIKGLFTGINHPVQEAVQDGLGALTTAQRLAAKPYQAAEGVEYKGVGNAFQQLAQLIKGGANVRVATVGMGGYDTHENQGTRDGGQLHRRLNELASAMAAFFTDLGEKSADVTIMVSSEFGRRVASNGGGTDHGHGGVVTVLSGRKLAGSLLGTWNGLDDLDSGDVPEYNNMFNVYGAVAQGRFGLTNAEVDKIFPRQKYRPMKLYA from the coding sequence GTGCACACGTTCCCCCTGCACCCCGAATGCCCCGACCTGCGGCGACTGGCCGACGACCCGGCCGAGGCGCTGCTGCGGGCCGAGGCCGACATCGTCGCCGCCGAGAACGCCGCCGAGGCCGACCGCTACCGGCGGCTGGAGGACCTGGAGGAAGCCCAGCAGGACGGTCGCGGCGTGACCCGGCGGACGTTCGTGGCCGGCGCCGCCGCCACCGCGACCGCCCTCGCGACCGCCCAGTTCGTCACCACCTCGGCCTCGTTCGCGGCCACCAAGACCGGCACGCTGATCCACGTCTTCCTCTACGGCGGGCTGGACGGGCTGAGCCTGGTGGCGCCGGCGGACGACCCGGTGCTCGCCAAGGCCCGCCCCGACCTGCTGCTCGGCAACGACTCCCTGGCGCTGGGCCGCGGGTTCAAGCTGACCAGCGCGTTCAAGCCGCTGGAGAAGTGGCTGAAGAGCGGCAACCTCGGCTTCGTCCCGGCGGTCTCCGACGAGCGGCTCTCGCGCAGCCACTTCCAGGCCGCAGATGCCTGCAACCTCGGCGGGCTGCCCGGCGAGACCGGCGGCCGGGGCTGGCTGGACAGCCTGGTCGACGCGCTCGGCACGGGTACCGCGTTCCGCAGCGTCGGCATCGGCAGCACGCTGCCCCGCTCGCTGGTCGGCAACAACGGCGCGCTCTCCCTCAACAACGTCGGATCGCTGCGGCTCAACGGCGACGACCGGTACCGGGCCGCGACCGAGAAGGCGATCAAGGGGCTCTTCACCGGGATCAACCACCCCGTGCAGGAGGCCGTGCAGGACGGCCTGGGGGCGCTGACCACCGCGCAGCGCCTCGCCGCGAAGCCGTACCAGGCGGCCGAGGGCGTCGAGTACAAGGGCGTCGGCAACGCGTTCCAGCAGCTCGCACAGCTCATCAAGGGCGGGGCGAACGTCCGGGTCGCCACCGTCGGGATGGGCGGCTACGACACCCACGAGAACCAGGGCACCCGCGACGGCGGTCAGCTGCACCGGCGGCTCAACGAACTGGCCAGCGCCATGGCGGCGTTCTTCACCGACCTCGGGGAGAAGTCGGCCGACGTGACCATCATGGTCTCCAGCGAGTTCGGCCGGCGGGTCGCCTCGAACGGCGGCGGCACCGACCACGGCCACGGCGGCGTGGTCACCGTGCTCTCCGGCCGCAAGCTCGCCGGCTCGCTGCTGGGCACCTGGAACGGCCTGGACGACCTGGACTCCGGCGACGTGCCCGAGTACAACAACATGTTCAACGTCTACGGGGCCGTCGCGCAGGGCCGCTTCGGGCTCACCAACGCGGAGGTGGACAAGATCTTCCCCCGGCAGAAGTACCGCCCGATGAAGCTGTACGCGTGA
- a CDS encoding DUF3040 domain-containing protein — MLSKEDQRRFEQITRQLRESDPAFFARLDNRARARRGRWLMLLTIVLWASLPATTVLAGRLAGAVCAVVLVANAALMWRFRRRWL; from the coding sequence ATGCTCAGCAAAGAGGATCAGCGCAGGTTCGAGCAGATCACCCGTCAGCTCCGGGAGAGTGATCCGGCGTTCTTCGCCCGGCTCGACAACCGGGCGCGGGCCCGTCGCGGCCGATGGCTGATGCTGTTGACGATCGTGCTGTGGGCCTCGCTGCCGGCGACGACCGTGCTGGCCGGGCGGCTGGCCGGGGCCGTCTGCGCGGTGGTCCTGGTGGCCAACGCGGCACTGATGTGGCGGTTCCGCCGCCGCTGGCTGTGA
- a CDS encoding DUF1800 domain-containing protein, with protein sequence MADQNVPPRRPRDDRGWDGRQYPAADAHPSTPYGHEARSPHPADPRGQYAHAGQPAARGPQWVGPDGFARQAGPPQAGPGLPNLDDGDEPGRKVGRRKALAALGGTAAVVAGGAALAMTPQIRSLFGDEAVAGDATGTTVTDGTPARPSGQQPSTVRTYTEQNESYMGSRAGEALKKNAPAGGRTFSGPAAAAAETKVTVKTVLAKDPVLHLARRATFGATPQVLAEIKERGIDGWLRWQLDPDKIAPTKAELKLAELPTLKLGTAQLREQRDQLNERGAQPEKEMVDATVARQIWSNRQLFEVMVDFWNDFLHVAADFDGGEVYRASFDRDVVRAHALGNYPEMLLAANRHPALLLYLNQNDSRADAVNENLARENLELYSVGVDGGYTEKDVRQAALLQTGRGVSDGKYVFRPERHYVGKVKVLGFTHANNSKDPKKAEAAIDAYLTYIALHPSTAKYVAQSLATRFVSDTPPKSLVERLAKSYSINKGMIKPVLMTLFSSSEFWAAVGQKVRRPMEYLVATYRALGVSPEASPRHDNGDSKRTPYARGLRQVHDKMRQLGQYPMGQPTPDGYPDVYVAWTSAGTMVNGWNEAGELLAGRRTVFTYTPPEKLVARPPATAGAYVDALALRLVGQKLSARERSLILGVAGVSAGDRVDATFDGAVTAVARAILASPQHHLR encoded by the coding sequence ATGGCCGACCAGAATGTGCCACCACGTCGACCGCGGGACGACCGCGGATGGGACGGGCGTCAGTACCCCGCCGCCGACGCCCACCCCTCCACCCCGTACGGCCACGAGGCCCGCAGCCCGCACCCCGCCGACCCGCGGGGGCAGTACGCCCACGCCGGGCAGCCGGCCGCGCGCGGCCCGCAGTGGGTGGGCCCGGACGGCTTCGCCCGGCAGGCCGGCCCTCCGCAGGCCGGCCCGGGACTGCCCAACCTGGACGACGGCGACGAGCCGGGCCGCAAGGTCGGCCGCCGCAAGGCCCTCGCGGCCCTCGGCGGCACCGCGGCGGTGGTGGCCGGGGGTGCCGCCCTGGCGATGACCCCGCAGATCCGCAGCCTCTTCGGCGACGAGGCGGTGGCCGGCGACGCCACCGGCACCACCGTCACCGACGGCACCCCCGCCCGCCCCAGCGGCCAGCAGCCGAGCACGGTGCGCACCTACACCGAGCAGAACGAGAGCTACATGGGCTCCCGGGCCGGCGAGGCGTTGAAGAAGAACGCCCCGGCGGGCGGCCGGACGTTCTCCGGGCCGGCGGCCGCCGCCGCGGAGACCAAGGTGACCGTCAAGACGGTGCTCGCCAAGGACCCGGTGCTGCACCTGGCCCGCCGGGCCACCTTCGGCGCCACCCCGCAGGTCCTCGCCGAGATCAAGGAGCGGGGCATCGACGGCTGGCTGCGCTGGCAGCTCGACCCCGACAAGATCGCCCCGACGAAGGCCGAGCTGAAGCTCGCCGAGCTGCCGACGCTGAAGCTGGGCACCGCGCAGCTGCGCGAGCAGCGCGACCAGCTCAACGAGCGCGGCGCGCAGCCGGAGAAGGAGATGGTGGACGCCACCGTCGCCCGGCAGATCTGGTCGAACCGGCAGCTGTTCGAGGTCATGGTCGACTTCTGGAACGACTTCCTGCACGTCGCCGCGGACTTCGACGGCGGCGAGGTCTACCGCGCGTCCTTCGACCGGGACGTCGTGCGGGCGCACGCCCTCGGCAACTACCCCGAGATGCTGCTCGCCGCGAACCGGCACCCGGCGCTGCTGCTCTACCTCAACCAGAACGACTCCCGCGCCGACGCGGTCAACGAGAACCTGGCCCGGGAGAACCTGGAGCTGTACTCGGTGGGCGTCGACGGCGGCTACACCGAGAAGGACGTCCGGCAGGCGGCCCTGCTCCAGACCGGTCGCGGCGTCAGCGACGGCAAGTACGTGTTCCGCCCCGAGCGGCACTACGTCGGCAAGGTGAAGGTCCTCGGCTTCACGCACGCGAACAACTCGAAGGACCCGAAGAAGGCCGAGGCGGCCATCGACGCGTACCTGACGTACATCGCGCTGCACCCGTCCACCGCGAAGTACGTGGCGCAGAGCCTGGCCACCCGCTTCGTGTCGGACACGCCGCCGAAGTCCCTCGTGGAGCGGCTGGCGAAGTCGTACAGCATCAACAAGGGCATGATCAAGCCGGTGCTGATGACGCTGTTCAGCTCCTCGGAGTTCTGGGCGGCGGTGGGCCAGAAGGTACGCCGGCCGATGGAGTACCTGGTCGCCACGTACCGGGCCCTCGGGGTTTCCCCGGAGGCGTCGCCGAGACACGACAACGGCGACAGCAAGCGCACCCCGTACGCCCGGGGGCTGCGGCAGGTCCACGACAAGATGCGCCAGTTGGGCCAGTACCCGATGGGCCAGCCCACCCCCGACGGCTACCCGGACGTCTACGTGGCCTGGACCTCCGCCGGCACCATGGTCAACGGCTGGAACGAGGCGGGCGAACTGCTCGCCGGCCGCCGTACCGTCTTCACCTACACCCCGCCGGAGAAGCTGGTGGCCCGGCCGCCCGCCACCGCCGGCGCGTACGTGGACGCGCTGGCCCTGCGGCTGGTGGGTCAGAAGCTGAGCGCCAGGGAGCGGTCCCTGATCCTCGGCGTGGCCGGCGTGTCGGCCGGCGACAGGGTCGACGCCACGTTCGACGGGGCCGTCACCGCCGTAGCGCGGGCGATCCTCGCTTCCCCCCAGCACCACCTCCGGTGA
- a CDS encoding DEAD/DEAH box helicase produces the protein MLVVHGVWRSGVGLVVWAEDSTLPVHASRRPGRAPRERPHPFAADHAALAAALAATAEPTDLGTTLLTLPSRAGAPLDSPELVRPEVAGAARGAVTLAGWRVPVLRYAPDAALPLLRGLDALAAVPGATLRHLAELADFAVDLTARGRVLPGLTEPSQGRGDRGVTARAVWRPLLTGTDAAWARALALALPPAARAATGTDAPGRPGATAGTGTPSGPDTAPGALVADALDALADAAVRAALAETALARGVRPNGAVPAWLAALTGPVREFAADPAGLDTLRAELDAWQRDAAGGAVRASFRLVEPPADEVTEPVVVVPADPAATVATSGSWRVEFGLQAADEPSLHVDAGQVWRAPGTVAGLAGRGDDPQETLLAELGRASRLWPELDTALRTATPEALELDVEGAHRFLREGAPVLHAAGFAVLLPSWWRRPSSRLGARLQARSRTAPGTVATTSGGVGLDALVDYRWEVSLGDQPLTAEELASLAALKTPLVRLRGRWVELDPKRLAAGLRLLRSSGELTVADLLRLGLTDAEQPDALPVLEVSADGALGDLLAGAVERRLAPLDPPPAFHGTLRPYQRRGLAWLAFLQSLGLGGVLADDMGLGKTVQLLALLAADPPDAGPTLLVCPMSLVGNWQREAARFTPGLRVHVHHGAERARGEAFGAAVHGADLVLTTYSVAARDAVDLAGIDWRRVVVDEAQAIKNAATRQAEAVRALPARHRIAVTGTPVENRLADLWSIMQFANPGLLGPAATFRKKYAEPIERHGDAEAAERLRRITGPFVLRRLKTDSSIISDLPEKLEMEVLCNLTAEQASLYRAIVDDMLARIESSDGIERRGLVLAAMTRLKQVCNHPAQLLRDGSALPGRSGKLARLEEILDEILAAGERALLFTQYAEFGGMLRGHLSARFGREVLFLHGGVGKADRDAMVTRFQSPRGPAIFVLSLKAGGTGLTLTEANHVVHVDRWWNPAVEDQATDRAFRIGQRRRVQVRKFVCAGTVEEKVAALIADKRSLAASVVGTGEQWVTELSTTQLRELFTLEAGAVVE, from the coding sequence GTGCTGGTCGTCCACGGGGTCTGGCGCTCCGGCGTCGGGCTCGTCGTCTGGGCCGAGGACAGCACGCTGCCGGTCCACGCGTCGCGCCGCCCGGGCCGGGCGCCCCGGGAACGGCCACACCCGTTCGCCGCCGACCACGCCGCGCTCGCCGCCGCGCTGGCCGCGACGGCCGAGCCGACCGACCTCGGCACGACCCTGCTCACCCTGCCCAGCCGGGCCGGCGCGCCCCTGGACTCGCCGGAACTCGTCCGTCCCGAGGTCGCCGGCGCGGCCCGCGGGGCGGTCACCCTCGCCGGGTGGCGGGTCCCCGTCCTCCGGTACGCCCCCGACGCCGCCCTGCCCCTGCTGCGCGGCCTGGACGCGCTGGCCGCCGTGCCGGGCGCGACCCTTCGTCACCTCGCCGAACTCGCCGACTTCGCGGTGGACCTGACGGCCCGGGGCCGGGTCCTGCCGGGCCTCACCGAACCGTCGCAGGGGCGCGGGGACCGTGGGGTCACCGCCCGGGCGGTGTGGCGACCGCTGCTGACCGGCACGGACGCCGCGTGGGCCCGGGCGCTGGCGCTGGCCCTGCCCCCGGCCGCCCGCGCCGCCACCGGCACCGACGCGCCGGGCCGTCCCGGTGCCACCGCCGGCACGGGCACGCCGTCCGGGCCGGACACCGCGCCGGGCGCGCTGGTCGCCGACGCGCTCGACGCGCTCGCCGACGCCGCCGTCCGGGCCGCCCTGGCGGAGACCGCGCTGGCCCGGGGCGTACGCCCGAACGGCGCCGTGCCGGCCTGGCTGGCCGCGCTCACCGGGCCGGTGCGGGAGTTCGCCGCCGACCCGGCCGGGCTGGACACCCTCCGCGCGGAGCTGGACGCCTGGCAGCGCGACGCGGCCGGCGGCGCGGTGCGGGCGAGCTTCCGCCTGGTCGAGCCCCCGGCCGACGAGGTCACCGAGCCGGTCGTCGTGGTGCCCGCCGACCCGGCGGCGACGGTCGCGACGAGCGGCTCGTGGCGGGTCGAGTTCGGCCTCCAGGCCGCCGACGAGCCGAGCCTGCACGTGGACGCCGGGCAGGTCTGGCGGGCGCCGGGGACCGTCGCCGGACTGGCCGGTCGCGGCGACGACCCGCAGGAGACGCTGCTGGCCGAGCTGGGCCGCGCCAGCCGGCTCTGGCCGGAGCTGGACACCGCCCTGCGTACGGCCACCCCGGAGGCCCTGGAGCTGGACGTCGAGGGGGCGCACCGGTTCCTGCGCGAGGGCGCCCCGGTGCTGCACGCCGCCGGGTTCGCCGTGCTGCTGCCCTCCTGGTGGCGGCGCCCGTCGTCCCGGCTCGGCGCCCGGTTGCAGGCCCGCAGCCGGACCGCCCCGGGCACCGTCGCCACCACCTCCGGCGGCGTCGGGTTGGACGCCCTCGTCGACTACCGCTGGGAGGTGTCCCTCGGCGACCAGCCGCTCACCGCCGAGGAGCTGGCGTCGCTGGCCGCGCTGAAGACGCCGCTGGTGCGGCTGCGCGGGCGGTGGGTGGAACTGGACCCGAAGCGGCTCGCCGCCGGTCTGCGGCTGCTCCGCTCCTCCGGCGAGCTGACCGTCGCCGACCTGCTGCGGCTCGGCCTGACCGACGCCGAGCAGCCGGACGCGCTGCCCGTGCTGGAGGTCAGCGCCGACGGCGCGCTGGGCGACCTGCTCGCCGGGGCGGTGGAGCGGCGGCTCGCCCCGCTGGACCCGCCGCCGGCGTTCCACGGCACGCTGCGGCCGTACCAGCGGCGGGGGTTGGCCTGGCTGGCGTTCCTCCAGTCCCTGGGGCTCGGCGGGGTGCTCGCCGACGACATGGGGCTGGGCAAGACGGTGCAACTGCTCGCCCTGCTCGCCGCAGACCCGCCGGACGCCGGCCCGACCCTGCTGGTCTGCCCGATGTCGCTGGTCGGCAACTGGCAGCGCGAGGCGGCGCGGTTCACGCCGGGGCTGCGCGTACACGTGCACCACGGCGCGGAACGGGCGCGGGGCGAGGCGTTCGGCGCGGCCGTGCACGGCGCGGACCTGGTCCTCACCACCTATTCCGTCGCGGCCCGCGACGCGGTCGACCTGGCCGGCATCGACTGGCGGCGGGTGGTCGTCGACGAGGCCCAGGCCATCAAGAACGCCGCCACCCGGCAGGCCGAGGCGGTCCGCGCGCTGCCGGCCCGGCACCGGATCGCCGTGACGGGCACGCCCGTGGAGAACCGGCTGGCGGACCTCTGGTCGATCATGCAGTTCGCCAACCCGGGCCTGCTGGGACCGGCGGCCACCTTCCGCAAGAAGTACGCCGAGCCGATCGAGCGGCACGGCGACGCCGAGGCGGCCGAGCGGCTGCGCCGGATCACCGGCCCGTTCGTGCTGCGCCGCCTCAAGACCGACTCCTCGATCATCTCGGACCTGCCGGAGAAGCTGGAGATGGAGGTGCTCTGCAACCTCACCGCGGAGCAGGCCTCGCTCTACCGGGCGATCGTCGACGACATGCTTGCGCGCATCGAATCCAGCGACGGCATCGAGCGCAGGGGCCTCGTGCTCGCCGCCATGACCCGCCTCAAGCAGGTCTGCAACCATCCGGCGCAACTGCTGCGCGACGGCTCGGCCCTGCCCGGGCGCTCCGGCAAGCTGGCCCGCCTGGAGGAGATCCTGGACGAGATCCTCGCGGCGGGGGAGCGCGCCCTGCTCTTCACCCAGTACGCCGAGTTCGGCGGCATGCTGCGCGGGCACCTGTCGGCCCGCTTCGGCCGGGAGGTGCTCTTCCTGCACGGCGGCGTCGGCAAGGCCGACCGGGACGCCATGGTCACCCGGTTCCAGTCCCCGCGCGGGCCGGCGATCTTCGTCCTGTCCCTGAAGGCCGGCGGCACCGGGCTCACCCTCACCGAGGCCAACCACGTGGTGCACGTCGACCGGTGGTGGAACCCCGCCGTCGAGGACCAGGCCACCGACCGGGCCTTCCGCATCGGTCAGCGACGCCGGGTGCAGGTCCGCAAGTTCGTCTGCGCCGGCACGGTCGAGGAGAAGGTCGCGGCGCTCATCGCCGACAAGCGCAGCCTCGCCGCCTCGGTCGTCGGCACCGGCGAACAGTGGGTCACCGAGCTGTCCACGACGCAGCTGCGCGAGCTGTTCACCCTGGAGGCCGGGGCGGTGGTGGAGTGA
- a CDS encoding SWIM zinc finger family protein, translating into MSGPPAEGSGTSGRFADYGPPRRVDGGLRARSTRGAIGRSWWSRRFLEVLESFALGTRLTRGRSYARAGQVIRLDVAPGTVHAEVQGSRAQPYEVSIALSPFPEALWARVEAELAAQAFFSARLLAGDLPPELEELFAAAGAPLFPTGVAELRQRCSCPDFAVPCKHLAATFYLLAEAFDADPFQLLHWRGRSRTQMLDRLRVLRAGAAVVDDRPEANGARPQAVPSATDGVVPPTPPSMADGGTPVAAPSMADGVVSPAEPAATDGAASAAGHGGADRTGPDTVDVPPVGAARALAGLPAAPLAEAVDRFWLPPVPLPDRPPSLSTGPDLLLRQLGAPAPAIGGPGLVERLRQAYRLLAR; encoded by the coding sequence GTGAGCGGGCCACCGGCGGAGGGCAGTGGGACGAGCGGCCGCTTCGCCGACTACGGCCCGCCGCGCCGGGTCGACGGCGGCCTGAGGGCACGCAGCACCCGGGGCGCCATCGGCCGGTCCTGGTGGTCGCGGCGCTTCCTGGAGGTGCTGGAGTCCTTCGCCCTGGGCACCCGGTTGACCCGCGGCCGGTCGTACGCGCGGGCCGGCCAGGTGATCCGCCTGGACGTCGCCCCCGGCACCGTCCACGCCGAGGTGCAGGGCTCGCGCGCGCAGCCGTACGAGGTGAGCATCGCCCTGTCGCCGTTCCCGGAGGCGCTCTGGGCCCGCGTCGAGGCGGAGCTGGCCGCCCAGGCGTTCTTCAGCGCCCGGCTGCTCGCCGGCGACCTGCCCCCGGAGCTGGAGGAGCTGTTCGCGGCGGCCGGCGCCCCACTCTTCCCCACCGGCGTGGCGGAGCTGCGTCAGCGGTGCAGCTGCCCCGACTTCGCCGTGCCCTGCAAGCATCTCGCGGCCACGTTCTACCTGCTCGCCGAGGCGTTCGACGCCGACCCGTTCCAGTTGCTGCACTGGCGGGGCCGCAGCCGGACGCAGATGCTCGACCGGCTGCGCGTCCTGCGCGCCGGCGCCGCAGTCGTCGACGACCGGCCGGAGGCGAACGGTGCCCGGCCCCAGGCCGTGCCGTCCGCGACGGACGGTGTCGTGCCGCCGACCCCACCGTCCATGGCGGACGGCGGCACACCGGTGGCCGCACCGTCCATGGCGGACGGTGTCGTGTCCCCGGCCGAGCCGGCCGCGACGGACGGTGCCGCATCCGCTGCCGGGCACGGCGGTGCGGACCGGACCGGACCGGACACCGTGGACGTCCCGCCGGTCGGGGCGGCCCGGGCGCTCGCCGGCCTGCCGGCGGCACCGCTGGCCGAGGCGGTCGACCGGTTCTGGCTGCCGCCGGTCCCGCTACCCGACCGGCCACCCAGCCTGTCGACCGGGCCGGACCTGCTGCTGCGGCAGCTCGGCGCGCCGGCCCCCGCCATCGGCGGGCCCGGCCTGGTCGAGCGGCTGCGGCAGGCGTACCGGCTCCTCGCCCGGTGA
- a CDS encoding carbohydrate kinase family protein: MYDLLVIGGLGVDVRVRVPAIPLPAADSVPVDPIDLRIGNTGAGVALAADALGLRVAVVDVIGADPAGDVVRAALARTGVHAVLGDAPAGTRRSVNLVDPAGRRMSLYDPRPWQGPPPFPAGEVTALARRATHVHLSIMDWTLPLLPALRAALPDGVALSTDLHDWDGANAYHRPFAEVADVVFVSGVRLGAGAGTLATALAPRTVLVTRGADGAEVHHGAGDPTPVPAAAPPAPVLDTNGAGDAFAAGVIAGRLRGAALTDAAAYAARVAAAACTHDGMEYPPGLLPRR, encoded by the coding sequence GTGTACGACCTCCTCGTGATCGGCGGTCTCGGCGTCGACGTGCGGGTGCGGGTGCCCGCGATCCCGCTGCCGGCCGCCGACTCCGTCCCCGTCGACCCGATCGACCTGCGGATCGGCAACACCGGCGCCGGGGTGGCCCTCGCGGCGGACGCGCTCGGGCTGCGGGTGGCGGTCGTCGACGTCATCGGCGCCGACCCGGCCGGTGACGTGGTCCGGGCCGCGCTGGCCCGCACCGGCGTGCACGCAGTGCTGGGCGACGCCCCGGCCGGCACCCGGCGGTCGGTGAACCTGGTCGACCCGGCCGGACGGCGCATGTCGCTCTACGATCCGCGCCCCTGGCAGGGGCCGCCCCCGTTCCCGGCAGGCGAGGTGACCGCGCTGGCCAGGCGGGCGACCCACGTCCACCTGTCGATCATGGATTGGACGCTGCCCCTGCTGCCCGCCCTGCGCGCCGCGCTGCCTGACGGGGTCGCCCTCTCCACCGACCTGCACGACTGGGACGGGGCGAACGCCTACCATCGGCCCTTCGCCGAGGTGGCCGACGTCGTCTTCGTCAGTGGTGTCCGGCTGGGCGCGGGGGCCGGCACGCTCGCCACCGCCCTGGCGCCGCGTACGGTGCTGGTGACCCGGGGCGCGGACGGCGCCGAGGTGCACCACGGCGCGGGCGACCCGACCCCGGTGCCCGCCGCCGCGCCGCCCGCGCCGGTCCTCGACACGAACGGCGCGGGGGACGCCTTCGCGGCGGGCGTGATCGCCGGGCGGCTGCGCGGCGCGGCGTTGACGGACGCGGCGGCGTACGCGGCCCGGGTCGCCGCGGCGGCCTGCACCCACGACGGCATGGAGTATCCGCCCGGCCTGCTGCCGCGTCGCTGA
- a CDS encoding DinB family protein, translating into MAEMAIDPTLGPVLARTGDERAVLESFLDFHRGVLLRKLRGLSDADAARRLVPSATTVAGLVRHLTLVERNWFPCLLAPGPGDVYLTSEEDALASFTLTDDDTVERLAAAYEQACARSREVAGRFDLDHVVPHPQLGEVSLRWILVHMIEETARHTGHADILRELTDGATGAV; encoded by the coding sequence ATGGCGGAGATGGCGATCGATCCCACCCTCGGCCCCGTGCTGGCCCGCACCGGCGACGAGCGGGCCGTGCTCGAGTCGTTCCTCGACTTCCACCGGGGGGTGCTGCTGCGCAAGCTGCGCGGGCTCTCCGACGCCGACGCGGCCCGCCGGCTGGTGCCCTCGGCCACCACCGTCGCCGGCCTCGTCAGACACCTGACGCTGGTCGAACGGAACTGGTTTCCGTGCCTGCTGGCCCCCGGCCCGGGCGACGTCTACCTCACCTCCGAGGAGGACGCGCTGGCCAGCTTCACGCTCACCGACGACGACACCGTCGAGCGGCTCGCCGCCGCGTACGAGCAGGCCTGCGCCCGGTCCCGCGAGGTCGCCGGCCGGTTCGACCTCGACCACGTCGTGCCGCACCCGCAGCTCGGCGAGGTGTCGCTACGTTGGATCCTGGTGCACATGATCGAGGAGACCGCCCGGCACACCGGGCACGCCGACATCCTCCGCGAGCTGACCGACGGCGCCACCGGCGCGGTCTGA